A genomic stretch from Empedobacter stercoris includes:
- the ruvA gene encoding Holliday junction branch migration protein RuvA has product MITQLRGKLIEIYPTNAVIDCNGVGYWVNISLNTYSTLEHEEAVTIFTHLIVREDAHILYGFATKEEREIFQKLISVNGVGPASGMMIISTLSSKEIVTAIATEDAKLLQSVKGIGAKTAQRIIIDLKDKLDQSLILDVNSTSVKNKSKNEALSALEVLGIPKKSAEKVMDKILQDQPDADVEFLVKETLKKI; this is encoded by the coding sequence ATGATAACACAATTAAGAGGTAAATTAATCGAGATTTATCCAACAAATGCAGTAATAGATTGCAATGGTGTAGGATATTGGGTTAATATTTCACTGAATACCTATTCTACTTTAGAACACGAAGAAGCGGTTACAATTTTCACACATTTGATTGTTCGCGAAGATGCACATATCCTTTATGGATTTGCAACGAAAGAAGAACGAGAAATTTTTCAGAAATTAATTAGTGTTAATGGTGTTGGTCCAGCTTCTGGAATGATGATTATTTCGACTTTATCGTCTAAAGAAATCGTTACAGCAATCGCAACAGAAGATGCCAAATTGCTGCAAAGCGTAAAAGGAATCGGAGCCAAAACAGCTCAGCGAATTATTATTGATTTGAAAGATAAACTGGATCAAAGTTTAATATTAGATGTTAATTCTACTTCGGTCAAAAATAAATCTAAGAATGAAGCGTTATCTGCTTTAGAAGTTTTAGGAATTCCTAAAAAATCTGCAGAGAAAGTCATGGACAAAATCCTACAAGATCAACCAGATGCAGATGTAGAATTCTTAGTAAAAGAAACCTTGAAGAAAATTTAA
- the sov gene encoding T9SS outer membrane translocon Sov/SprA: MKIHNEPKTIRKGSTIAALCFLFAMGAMGDVMAQESDTLKFPMRDQKGGLFLDNQITYDVQYDAIKRQYILYPQIGTSLVSEPIYLTRQEYLTLVQNQDMKNYFRTKSQTNDQYYREQRFGDKEGKKDSNILPSFRIKSKAFETIFGGSEISLTPQGYANLDLGVFLQKIDNPMLLPQNRQTLTMDLNQRMQLSILGKVGENLQLKVNYDTQAGFGFENQMKLQWRKALGTKLDPFAGEDDILQNIEVGNISMPLSTSLITGAQSLFGVRTDLKFGRTNVSAVFSEQRSESKNIVVQGGGVMTDFKVAAEKYEYNRHFFLGQYFRNSYDRALANYPAVNSNINIQRIEVWKVDKSGGNQQTRRSVIALRDIAESNSTPNNDSNTLFNSINSQGFSKISDARSYLNGFSYNGEQFQDGENFIVNENVRKLDASEFTFYPKLGYISLNTPLIDGEDLLAVSFQYTTSSDPGKLYTVGQMSDQTDKPIIAKLIKPNSAVNVASPMWDLMMKNIYSLNAYGVSSEDFMLNVNFKDNGEQSSGTLNYLPNSAVSEQSLLQVLNMDRLNSNGQLQQNPDGSKGDGLFDFESGLTIDTERGNIIFTSVEPFGKYLDNKLQGQNQEYVFNEIYRQLPNTLSGEKLANRYTLEGRYKGTVSDGIPLGAFNVPQGSVKVTSGGATLTEGVDYTVDYQLGRVKIINEQLKNSGAPINVALENQSTFNLQKKRFMGINVEHNFSDKFMLGGTLINYQERPVTQKTQFGSEPVNNTIFGLNTQYNSEAEWLTRLTNKIPGIKTDEMSNINVQAEAAYLMPGVNNVTGGYSYIDDFEDAQSRISLLDVGSWKFGSTPGKPAGYSATGYHPFFPNGMKNDDLSFNNGRRMMSWYSIDPRFYGLGGSSPLSDKEMSSHMARRVKLKELFDQRDVMAGTNSYISTLDMTFYPQERGPYNINPNATDTKNWGAMMRPISVSNFKDSNVEYIEFWMMDPYADGKGGEGELLVHLGNVSEDVLKDGEMMYENGLPHSGNGAATVSSKWGLTPQLNPILYAFDTEGEARKQQDLGYNGLTDEEEAQRYGITSNNLVTGELDPANDNYLFFLDDRFRGASIGNTVQDRYRYFRNPQGNNSTDNPLHASSLVPDTEDINGDFNLDQTENYNQYTLKIDRQSLEDPNNKFIVGRKEVDGEFPDKSSQKVKWYQVRIPVDNFDLDIDGDGVEELNNDASIAQAESVLTAARFMRMVMRGFEEETTLRFGTFDLVRSEWRRYTKNIYPYIISNQEGYEDDKNIDDLEVGEVSIERNGTDRPRYMMPPGVYREQTQGAIGYQSQNEASMTLKAKFKPGSTSKAIFKNTNLDLRRYKKLQMFVSAQNLLDRTSNAVDDGTKLFIRVGSDYTDNYYEYEMPLKYTPQSATTESAVWPDENFIDLNTDLFTDAKKQRDLDGFSTLQRFNFAFDQENPNKTVYVKGRPTLGNVSSIMIGVRNTSGSSEKEVLLWVNELRLSEIDNKGGYAAAANVQFNLGDFANVQVSGSTSSVGFGAIDQGPANRNQDESLQYALNAQVKLDKFLPKKWGMEIPFDFTIQESFVDPKYNPLDNDIIFDEAPNKAELEKVVRTYTQYKSFAFNNVRKVRSTNNNNPVRFYDPSNFSLSMMYSDNYYRDIYTQYNVNQQLRASLNYTYGFRGKSYEPFKKWRMVQPKEESSKYLQFIREFNINPLPTRFSFRTEIARTYSERQYRDISQYLGGGSSSLIRPTYSNNFLFNWQYNLGFDLTKSLRLDLTSSTMTLNDGTTFQRADQDMIWQNMFTIGRPVQYDQQFQVNYKLPLKFFPYLNWMNVETGFTSNYNWMATSTAYRNFETEVINPDGSTSTRPVNLGKGTAQNSNSINLIGDLDFAKFYPEFKGYKRYDSILKGRRQEIDSLNTVYTTLFSKKRRTNKKSAYKFKHKFTAKDYGWMVLSSLKRANFTYNQRNGAVIPGLLYEPGFFGVDGKNGPSLGFVYGTQFDIKRQLVERGLIVGDELMTDAYQITKGTDFNATALIEPIPDLRIDLNAKRMKDRRIYHSGFNLDVANPYIDELTNLNISTVNIKTAFKDGDAIFDQFLTNTKTISERLAQKRGSGNKDGMGYYEGFNARSSDVLLPAFLAAVQGKDAGSSKLGYNRSIPVPNWRVAYTGLKSIPIVNKYFDNVEISSAYNSTYTATGVQSNPNFMLDTGIMSGGQVTGRDENGNFYTQNLYGAVTMIESFSPLLGVDLTFRNSMQLRAQYNRDRLLSLSTTNYTYTEDYGSEYIIGFGYIFKDFKMKIRYQGSQKTVKGDLNIRGDFSLRDNQTTIRKVIYNFDDLQNPDTPTSIYGDSQITGGQRIMSFKLTADYNVSKNLNLRFYWDQMMSKYKISTAFPISQIRAGFSATFTFGN, translated from the coding sequence ATGAAGATTCATAACGAACCAAAAACTATTCGTAAAGGCTCTACTATAGCAGCATTGTGTTTCCTTTTTGCAATGGGAGCTATGGGCGATGTGATGGCACAGGAAAGTGATACACTCAAATTTCCTATGCGCGATCAAAAAGGTGGATTGTTTTTAGATAATCAAATAACATACGATGTACAGTACGATGCGATAAAGCGTCAGTATATCTTATATCCTCAAATAGGAACAAGTTTAGTTTCCGAACCAATTTATTTGACACGTCAAGAGTATTTGACATTGGTTCAGAATCAAGACATGAAAAATTACTTCCGTACTAAATCTCAAACAAATGATCAATATTATCGTGAGCAACGTTTTGGAGATAAAGAAGGGAAAAAGGACAGTAATATTTTACCAAGTTTTAGAATCAAGTCTAAAGCTTTCGAAACTATTTTTGGAGGTTCAGAAATTTCCTTAACACCACAAGGTTACGCTAATTTAGACTTAGGGGTTTTCTTACAAAAGATTGATAACCCGATGCTTTTGCCGCAAAATAGACAAACCCTTACGATGGATCTTAACCAACGTATGCAGTTGAGTATTTTGGGAAAAGTAGGTGAAAACTTACAATTGAAAGTTAATTATGATACGCAAGCTGGATTCGGTTTCGAAAATCAAATGAAACTTCAATGGCGCAAAGCCTTAGGAACTAAGTTGGATCCATTTGCTGGTGAAGATGATATTTTACAAAATATAGAGGTTGGTAATATTTCGATGCCACTTAGTACTTCGTTAATTACAGGTGCTCAATCACTTTTTGGAGTTCGAACAGATCTGAAATTTGGTCGTACAAATGTATCGGCTGTTTTCTCAGAACAACGTTCGGAATCGAAAAATATCGTGGTACAAGGTGGTGGTGTAATGACAGATTTTAAAGTTGCTGCCGAAAAATACGAATACAACAGACACTTCTTCTTAGGTCAATATTTCAGAAATAGTTATGATAGAGCTTTAGCGAATTATCCTGCAGTTAACAGTAATATCAATATCCAGCGAATAGAAGTTTGGAAAGTTGATAAATCTGGAGGTAATCAGCAAACAAGACGTTCGGTTATTGCTTTACGAGATATTGCCGAAAGTAATTCAACTCCAAATAACGATAGCAATACTTTATTTAATTCGATCAATTCGCAAGGTTTTTCAAAGATTAGTGACGCAAGAAGTTATTTGAATGGATTTTCTTACAATGGAGAACAATTTCAAGATGGAGAGAACTTTATCGTCAACGAAAACGTTCGAAAACTTGATGCATCAGAATTTACATTCTATCCAAAATTGGGATATATTTCGTTGAATACACCTTTGATTGATGGTGAAGATTTATTAGCGGTATCTTTTCAGTATACAACAAGTTCTGATCCTGGAAAATTGTATACCGTTGGACAAATGTCTGATCAAACAGATAAACCAATTATTGCGAAATTAATTAAGCCAAATTCAGCTGTAAACGTGGCTTCGCCAATGTGGGATTTGATGATGAAAAATATTTACTCGTTAAATGCTTATGGTGTTTCGAGTGAAGATTTTATGTTAAATGTAAATTTCAAAGATAATGGAGAACAATCTTCAGGAACATTAAATTATCTACCAAATTCTGCCGTTTCAGAACAATCATTGTTACAAGTGTTGAATATGGACCGTTTAAATTCGAACGGACAATTACAACAAAACCCTGATGGAAGTAAAGGAGATGGTTTATTCGATTTTGAGTCTGGGCTTACCATTGACACAGAAAGAGGAAATATTATTTTTACTTCTGTTGAACCTTTTGGTAAATATTTGGATAATAAGTTACAAGGGCAAAATCAAGAATACGTTTTCAATGAGATTTATCGTCAATTACCAAATACACTTTCTGGCGAAAAGTTAGCCAATCGTTATACCTTAGAAGGTCGTTACAAAGGAACAGTTTCTGATGGTATTCCTTTAGGAGCTTTCAATGTGCCGCAAGGTTCTGTAAAAGTAACTTCTGGTGGAGCAACCTTAACAGAAGGTGTTGATTATACAGTCGATTATCAATTAGGACGTGTAAAAATCATCAACGAACAATTGAAAAACTCTGGTGCACCAATTAATGTGGCATTAGAGAATCAATCTACATTTAATTTACAGAAAAAACGTTTCATGGGAATTAATGTCGAACATAATTTTAGCGATAAATTTATGTTGGGAGGTACATTAATCAATTACCAAGAACGTCCTGTTACACAAAAAACACAATTTGGTTCAGAACCTGTTAATAATACTATTTTTGGACTTAATACACAATATAACTCAGAAGCTGAGTGGTTAACGCGTTTAACCAATAAAATTCCTGGAATCAAAACAGATGAAATGTCGAACATTAATGTTCAGGCAGAAGCTGCTTACTTAATGCCAGGTGTCAACAATGTTACAGGAGGATATTCTTACATTGATGATTTTGAAGATGCACAATCTCGTATCAGTTTATTGGATGTTGGTTCATGGAAATTTGGATCTACACCAGGAAAACCTGCGGGATATTCAGCCACTGGTTATCACCCATTCTTCCCGAATGGAATGAAAAATGACGATTTATCCTTTAATAATGGTCGTCGTATGATGTCATGGTATTCGATAGATCCTCGTTTTTATGGACTTGGAGGTAGTTCACCTTTGTCAGATAAAGAAATGTCATCGCACATGGCACGTCGAGTTAAGTTGAAAGAACTTTTTGATCAACGTGATGTCATGGCAGGAACCAACTCGTATATCAGTACATTGGATATGACATTTTATCCGCAAGAACGTGGTCCATATAACATCAATCCAAATGCAACAGATACCAAAAATTGGGGAGCAATGATGCGACCTATTTCGGTTTCTAACTTCAAGGATTCGAATGTTGAATACATCGAATTTTGGATGATGGACCCATATGCAGATGGAAAAGGGGGAGAAGGAGAATTGTTAGTGCATTTAGGAAATGTTTCGGAAGATGTCTTGAAAGACGGCGAAATGATGTACGAAAATGGATTGCCACATTCAGGCAATGGAGCTGCTACAGTTTCTTCAAAATGGGGATTAACACCTCAATTGAATCCTATTTTATATGCGTTCGATACAGAAGGAGAAGCACGTAAACAACAAGATTTAGGATACAATGGATTGACCGATGAAGAAGAAGCTCAACGATACGGAATTACAAGTAATAATTTAGTTACAGGGGAATTAGATCCTGCAAATGATAACTATTTATTCTTCTTAGATGATCGTTTTAGAGGAGCTTCTATCGGAAATACAGTCCAAGATCGTTACCGTTATTTTAGAAATCCTCAAGGAAACAATTCAACGGATAATCCTTTACACGCTTCTTCATTAGTGCCAGATACAGAAGATATTAATGGCGACTTTAACTTAGATCAAACGGAGAATTATAATCAGTATACCTTAAAAATTGATCGTCAAAGTTTAGAAGATCCAAACAATAAATTTATTGTTGGAAGAAAAGAAGTTGATGGTGAATTTCCAGATAAATCTTCGCAGAAAGTAAAATGGTACCAAGTTCGTATTCCTGTTGATAACTTCGATTTAGATATTGATGGAGACGGAGTAGAAGAGTTGAACAATGATGCCTCTATTGCACAAGCGGAAAGCGTTTTAACTGCTGCTCGTTTTATGCGTATGGTAATGCGTGGGTTTGAGGAAGAAACAACACTTCGTTTCGGTACTTTTGATTTAGTTCGTTCGGAATGGCGTCGTTACACAAAAAATATTTACCCTTATATTATTAGTAATCAAGAAGGTTACGAAGATGATAAAAATATCGACGATTTAGAAGTTGGTGAAGTAAGTATTGAACGTAACGGAACTGATCGTCCACGATATATGATGCCTCCAGGAGTTTATCGCGAGCAAACGCAAGGAGCGATTGGATATCAATCTCAGAACGAAGCTTCGATGACATTGAAAGCGAAGTTTAAACCAGGTAGTACATCAAAAGCAATTTTTAAGAATACGAATTTAGATTTGAGACGATACAAAAAATTGCAAATGTTTGTTTCGGCACAAAACTTATTAGACAGAACGTCGAATGCTGTTGATGATGGAACAAAATTATTTATTCGTGTAGGTAGTGATTATACTGATAACTACTACGAATACGAAATGCCGTTGAAGTACACCCCTCAAAGCGCAACAACAGAAAGTGCAGTTTGGCCAGATGAAAACTTTATTGATCTGAATACAGATTTGTTTACAGATGCAAAAAAACAAAGGGATTTAGATGGCTTCAGTACATTGCAACGTTTTAATTTTGCGTTCGATCAAGAAAATCCAAACAAAACAGTTTACGTAAAAGGACGTCCAACACTTGGTAATGTATCATCGATTATGATTGGGGTACGTAACACTTCTGGCTCTTCAGAAAAAGAAGTATTACTTTGGGTGAACGAACTTCGTTTAAGCGAAATTGATAACAAAGGTGGATATGCAGCAGCAGCTAATGTGCAATTTAATTTAGGAGATTTTGCCAATGTTCAAGTTTCGGGAAGTACAAGTTCTGTAGGATTTGGAGCGATAGATCAAGGTCCTGCGAATCGTAATCAAGACGAATCATTGCAATATGCCTTGAATGCACAAGTAAAATTAGACAAATTCTTACCGAAGAAATGGGGAATGGAAATTCCGTTCGATTTTACGATTCAAGAAAGTTTTGTCGATCCAAAATACAATCCGTTAGACAACGATATTATTTTTGATGAAGCGCCTAATAAAGCTGAATTAGAAAAAGTTGTTCGAACTTATACGCAATACAAAAGTTTTGCATTTAACAATGTTCGCAAAGTTAGATCAACGAATAACAATAATCCTGTTCGTTTTTATGATCCATCGAACTTCTCTTTGTCGATGATGTATTCGGATAATTATTATCGTGATATCTATACACAATACAACGTTAATCAGCAACTGAGAGCTTCGTTGAATTATACATACGGATTTAGAGGGAAATCATACGAACCATTTAAAAAATGGAGAATGGTTCAACCAAAAGAAGAATCGAGCAAATATTTACAATTTATTCGAGAGTTTAATATCAATCCATTGCCAACACGATTCTCTTTCCGTACCGAAATTGCGCGTACATACAGCGAAAGACAATACCGTGATATTAGTCAATATTTAGGAGGTGGATCTTCAAGTTTGATTCGTCCAACGTACAGTAACAATTTCTTGTTCAATTGGCAATATAATTTAGGGTTTGATTTAACAAAATCATTGCGTTTAGATTTAACATCTTCAACCATGACGTTGAATGATGGAACGACTTTCCAACGTGCAGATCAAGATATGATTTGGCAAAACATGTTTACCATTGGTCGTCCTGTGCAATATGATCAGCAATTTCAGGTGAATTATAAATTACCATTGAAATTCTTCCCGTATTTAAATTGGATGAATGTCGAAACAGGTTTTACGTCAAATTATAACTGGATGGCAACTTCGACAGCTTATCGTAATTTCGAAACAGAAGTGATTAATCCAGATGGATCAACTTCAACTCGACCAGTTAATTTAGGAAAAGGAACGGCACAGAATTCAAATTCAATCAATTTGATTGGAGATTTAGATTTCGCGAAATTCTATCCAGAATTTAAAGGTTACAAACGTTACGATTCTATTTTGAAAGGTCGTCGTCAAGAGATTGATTCATTGAATACAGTTTACACAACATTATTCTCTAAAAAACGTCGAACAAATAAGAAATCAGCGTACAAATTCAAACATAAATTTACAGCCAAAGATTATGGTTGGATGGTTTTATCATCATTAAAACGTGCGAATTTTACGTATAATCAACGCAACGGAGCTGTAATTCCAGGATTATTATACGAGCCAGGTTTCTTTGGTGTTGATGGTAAAAACGGACCAAGTTTAGGTTTTGTATACGGAACACAATTCGATATCAAACGTCAGTTAGTTGAAAGAGGTTTAATTGTAGGAGATGAGTTGATGACAGATGCTTATCAAATTACAAAAGGAACTGATTTTAATGCAACAGCATTAATTGAGCCAATTCCAGATTTACGAATAGATTTGAATGCAAAACGCATGAAAGATCGCCGTATTTATCATTCAGGATTTAATCTTGATGTGGCAAATCCTTACATAGACGAATTAACAAATCTTAATATTTCGACAGTTAACATCAAAACAGCTTTTAAAGATGGTGATGCTATTTTTGATCAATTCTTAACGAATACCAAAACTATTTCTGAGCGCTTAGCACAAAAAAGAGGAAGTGGAAACAAAGATGGAATGGGATATTATGAAGGCTTTAACGCAAGAAGTTCTGATGTTCTTTTACCAGCCTTTTTAGCTGCAGTACAAGGAAAAGATGCAGGTTCTTCAAAATTAGGATACAATCGATCTATTCCAGTTCCGAACTGGAGAGTGGCGTATACAGGTTTAAAATCTATTCCAATTGTCAATAAATATTTTGATAATGTCGAAATTTCGAGTGCGTATAATTCAACGTATACAGCAACAGGAGTTCAGTCGAATCCAAACTTTATGTTAGATACAGGTATTATGTCTGGCGGACAAGTGACAGGAAGAGATGAGAACGGAAATTTCTATACGCAGAATTTATATGGAGCTGTAACGATGATCGAATCGTTCTCGCCATTGTTAGGAGTAGATTTAACGTTCCGTAACAGTATGCAGTTGAGAGCGCAATATAACAGAGATCGTTTATTGTCTTTAAGTACAACAAATTATACGTATACAGAAGATTATGGATCGGAATATATTATAGGATTTGGTTATATTTTCAAAGATTTCAAGATGAAGATTCGTTACCAAGGAAGTCAAAAAACGGTAAAAGGAGATTTGAATATTCGAGGAGATTTTTCGTTAAGAGATAATCAAACAACAATCAGAAAAGTAATTTATAACTTTGACGATTTACAGAATCCAGATACCCCAACAAGTATTTATGGTGATTCGCAAATAACAGGTGGACAACGAATTATGTCGTTCAAGTTGACGGCAGATTATAATGTGAGCAAGAATTTGAACTTGAGATTCTATTGGGATCAGATGATGAGCAAATATAAAATTTCAACAGCTTTTCCAATTTCTCAAATTCGTGCCGGATTTAGTGCTACCTTTACATTCGGAAATTAA
- the gcvH gene encoding glycine cleavage system protein GcvH — translation MSIPNNLKYSKDHEWISVEGDVATIGITAFAQGELGDIVYVDVETEGETLGQEEVFGTVEAVKTVSDLFMPISGEVVEFNTELEGEPELINTDPYGKGWIIKVKIEDASQLDALLDAAAYGELIGA, via the coding sequence ATGAGCATTCCAAACAATTTAAAGTACAGTAAAGATCACGAGTGGATTTCTGTAGAAGGAGACGTAGCAACTATCGGTATTACAGCTTTCGCACAAGGAGAGTTAGGAGATATCGTTTATGTTGATGTAGAAACTGAAGGAGAAACTTTAGGTCAAGAAGAAGTTTTTGGGACAGTAGAAGCAGTAAAAACAGTTTCTGATTTATTTATGCCAATTAGTGGAGAAGTAGTAGAATTCAATACAGAATTAGAAGGAGAACCAGAATTAATTAACACTGATCCTTACGGAAAAGGATGGATCATCAAAGTGAAAATTGAAGATGCTTCTCAATTAGATGCTTTATTAGACGCAGCTGCTTACGGTGAATTAATCGGTGCATAA
- a CDS encoding sulfite exporter TauE/SafE family protein yields MDSTIVIIALSIGLTSSLHCVGMCGPIALSLGLKSQDKLKFTLRNLTYQLGRVTTYTILGAILGLIGESFTFVGLQNYLSILIGVLMIIMVMIPKFYENGASQLRPVNALMVKVKISLGKFLIKKDSSSLYIVGLLNGLLPCGMVYASLTAAIGLGSVYKSAMFMFFFGLGTLPLMFATVLFGNFLSVKQRQTILKILPIITLILGVLFILRGLELDIPFISPAKEALQLNGMDEHCM; encoded by the coding sequence ATGGATTCCACAATAGTTATCATAGCATTATCTATAGGTCTTACATCGTCCCTGCATTGCGTAGGGATGTGCGGACCTATTGCTTTATCTTTGGGATTAAAATCCCAAGACAAACTAAAATTTACACTTCGCAATCTCACTTATCAATTGGGACGTGTAACCACTTACACGATTTTAGGCGCAATTTTAGGACTAATTGGCGAATCATTTACATTTGTGGGTTTACAAAACTACCTAAGTATATTGATTGGAGTGCTAATGATTATTATGGTCATGATTCCGAAATTCTACGAAAACGGAGCATCTCAGCTTCGTCCAGTAAACGCCTTGATGGTAAAAGTAAAAATCTCTCTTGGTAAATTCTTAATCAAGAAAGATTCTTCTTCACTTTATATAGTTGGTCTATTAAATGGCTTATTACCTTGCGGAATGGTTTACGCCTCTTTAACTGCAGCTATTGGTTTAGGATCGGTTTACAAAAGCGCCATGTTCATGTTCTTTTTCGGACTTGGAACATTACCACTAATGTTTGCAACCGTTTTATTTGGTAATTTTTTATCAGTCAAACAACGACAAACCATTTTAAAAATCTTACCAATCATCACCTTAATACTTGGTGTATTATTTATTCTTCGCGGATTAGAATTAGATATTCCGTTTATCTCACCAGCCAAAGAAGCACTTCAGTTAAATGGAATGGATGAGCATTGTATGTAG
- a CDS encoding IS110 family RNA-guided transposase — protein sequence MEKIVIGIDVSKLTLDICIQVNKENRFENISNTEKAIKDFFKQFDKKQEILIGMENTGRFNAILYSVLVNYSFTVYVINPLHLKKSMGLVRGKNDKIDSERIAVFLLKNYMDLQEWKPNSQVIEKIKLLNAERKHRVKIRAGLLAQAKDELFLKSIVDKAVLRLNTKLIDVLTKQINEIEDRIYQLICNDEQLYNHYKRIQSIPGVGKVLAFNMLIKTDGFTTINTPRQMACYAGIAPFDFQSGTSIRRKPKVSSMADKDLKKLLHLAAMSAIRLDNDLAIYYHRKVGGGKNKMSVLNAVRNKIIHRIYALIKNQNIYKNNLVLS from the coding sequence ATGGAAAAAATTGTTATCGGAATTGATGTGAGTAAATTAACTTTAGACATCTGTATTCAAGTAAATAAAGAGAATCGTTTTGAGAACATTTCTAATACTGAAAAAGCAATAAAAGATTTTTTCAAACAGTTTGATAAAAAACAAGAAATTCTGATTGGAATGGAGAATACAGGTCGATTTAACGCTATTCTTTACAGCGTTTTAGTCAACTATTCTTTTACTGTTTATGTCATCAATCCTTTGCATTTGAAAAAAAGTATGGGATTAGTTAGAGGTAAAAATGATAAAATTGACAGCGAACGTATTGCTGTATTTTTACTGAAAAACTATATGGATCTTCAAGAGTGGAAACCTAATTCTCAAGTGATTGAAAAAATTAAATTATTGAATGCTGAAAGAAAACATCGCGTTAAAATAAGAGCTGGATTACTAGCTCAAGCAAAAGATGAATTATTTTTAAAATCAATTGTTGACAAAGCTGTTTTACGTTTAAACACTAAGCTAATCGATGTATTAACGAAACAAATTAATGAGATCGAAGATAGAATCTATCAATTAATTTGTAATGATGAACAGCTTTATAACCATTATAAAAGAATACAATCAATCCCTGGAGTAGGAAAAGTTTTAGCTTTTAATATGTTGATTAAAACGGATGGTTTTACAACCATAAATACGCCAAGACAAATGGCTTGCTATGCTGGAATAGCCCCATTTGATTTTCAATCTGGAACTTCCATAAGGCGAAAACCGAAAGTTTCATCAATGGCTGATAAAGATTTGAAGAAACTATTGCATTTAGCTGCAATGAGTGCTATTCGTTTAGACAATGACTTGGCTATTTATTATCATCGAAAGGTAGGAGGAGGGAAAAATAAAATGTCTGTTTTAAATGCTGTTAGAAATAAAATTATTCATCGGATTTATGCACTAATTAAAAATCAAAATATTTATAAAAATAACTTGGTTTTGTCATAG
- a CDS encoding MBL fold metallo-hydrolase, whose amino-acid sequence MNSFYFKNGLVIVFILLSNLGFGQSKEIKIKFIGNCGFHMTDGINNFYIDFPYKSGAHNYMKYDDKEIEEVKNKSIFIFTHKHSDHYSKKIVKRYNGQKFGPWNISKLVKLHESIPNFEIKAFKTKHKVFGISYKHYSYLIKWHNKKIYISGDTGDLDDLAKIKNVEWTFLNPWIYRNTNNTKLVIDTKNIGIYHLYPNQEIDVNNPENHFLLKNQGEVINIPY is encoded by the coding sequence ATGAATAGTTTTTATTTTAAGAATGGATTGGTTATTGTTTTTATTCTTTTATCTAATTTAGGATTTGGGCAGTCGAAAGAAATTAAAATCAAGTTTATAGGAAATTGTGGATTTCATATGACAGATGGAATAAATAATTTTTATATAGATTTTCCATATAAATCAGGAGCTCACAACTATATGAAATATGATGATAAAGAAATTGAAGAGGTTAAGAATAAATCTATTTTTATTTTTACACATAAACATTCAGATCATTATTCTAAAAAAATTGTGAAAAGATATAATGGACAGAAGTTCGGTCCTTGGAATATTAGCAAATTAGTGAAGTTACATGAGTCAATTCCAAATTTTGAAATTAAAGCTTTTAAGACAAAACATAAAGTTTTTGGTATTTCGTATAAACATTATTCATATTTAATTAAATGGCATAATAAGAAGATTTATATTTCTGGTGATACAGGAGATTTAGATGATTTAGCTAAGATAAAAAATGTAGAATGGACTTTTTTAAATCCATGGATTTATAGAAATACAAATAATACGAAATTAGTAATAGATACTAAAAATATAGGTATTTATCATTTATATCCTAATCAAGAAATTGATGTAAACAATCCAGAGAATCATTTTTTATTAAAAAATCAAGGAGAAGTTATAAATATTCCTTACTAA
- a CDS encoding VanZ family protein, with translation MHKTKQIIFFAYVGLVFYLTLLPQENFSKLSTIKELEIFLEIDNLDKVVHCGMFGLMTILLFVSYKLTNLRLMIIPFLISFLIEILQGVLTSLHRSFDFVDLMANLSGIALAYIAITYYLQHKKTQ, from the coding sequence GTGCATAAGACAAAACAAATAATATTCTTTGCTTATGTAGGCTTGGTGTTTTATTTGACCTTGCTTCCACAAGAGAATTTCTCAAAATTAAGTACAATCAAAGAATTAGAAATCTTCTTGGAGATTGATAATTTAGATAAAGTTGTACATTGTGGAATGTTTGGATTGATGACGATATTATTATTTGTCAGCTACAAATTAACAAACCTACGCTTGATGATAATTCCGTTTTTGATTAGTTTCCTTATCGAAATTTTACAAGGCGTTTTAACATCATTACATCGTAGTTTTGATTTTGTCGATTTGATGGCAAACTTATCCGGAATCGCACTTGCTTACATTGCAATAACCTATTATTTACAACATAAAAAAACTCAGTAG